A region from the Methanoculleus sp. SDB genome encodes:
- a CDS encoding proteasome assembly chaperone family protein, which translates to MEDIKIISKPLTGSGKKVLIGFPGSGLVGSIALQYMVDQMEFEHIGNVTSKYFPPLAIMAKGVINVPVRFYEKEDFFAVVADIPIHPMICYEVANGIIDWLSQFAIQEIVTIAGIITNEPEKRVFGVATTDESLKLIEDKTVILPMGSISGIAGSILTECKVRDIPAVGLLGETVNTPDPRAAASAITVINKMYNLNIGIDALLEQATEIEAAMSKMAEQVQQTEQLPKKEQLPMYG; encoded by the coding sequence GTGGAAGATATTAAAATTATCTCGAAACCGCTTACCGGAAGCGGAAAAAAGGTGCTCATCGGATTTCCCGGCAGTGGTCTTGTCGGCAGTATTGCCTTGCAGTACATGGTTGACCAGATGGAATTCGAGCATATCGGAAACGTGACCAGCAAATACTTCCCCCCGCTCGCGATCATGGCGAAGGGCGTTATCAACGTACCCGTGCGGTTCTATGAGAAAGAGGACTTCTTTGCTGTCGTTGCCGACATCCCCATTCATCCTATGATCTGCTACGAAGTGGCTAACGGCATCATCGACTGGCTGTCCCAGTTCGCAATCCAGGAAATTGTCACCATTGCCGGCATCATCACCAACGAACCGGAAAAACGCGTATTCGGTGTTGCAACGACCGACGAGTCATTAAAACTCATCGAAGATAAGACCGTCATTCTTCCGATGGGAAGCATTTCGGGTATCGCGGGCAGCATCCTTACCGAGTGCAAGGTCAGGGATATTCCCGCTGTCGGGCTGCTCGGTGAAACGGTGAACACTCCCGATCCGCGTGCCGCCGCTTCGGCTATAACTGTGATAAACAAGATGTACAATTTGAACATCGGTATCGATGCACTTCTTGAACAGGCAACCGAGATTGAAGCCGCAATGTCGAAGATGGCGGAACAGGTACAACAGACGGAGCAGCTGCCGAAGAAAGAGCAACTGCCGATGTACGGGTGA
- a CDS encoding methionine--tRNA ligase, producing the protein MSDTPMLVTCGLPYTNGPCHIGHLRTYIPADFYVRYLRRAGEKVVFICGSDNHGTPIVISAEQQSVTPREMSERYHHHFDTTFKRMNIGFDHFGMTDDPTNHHRTRSIVQRLNDNGHVYRKTISQSYCPQCERFLPDRYVEGICPHCGAMARGDECDQGCGKHLEPGELRKPVCKVCGGNAEFRDQEHFFFRLGDFSEFLESFLPNLGGTSNARNYGLGWVKEGLHDWCITRTLDWGVKFPGRDDLVVYVWIDAPIGYISFTEEYMNAEGDDWKRLWCGNGRITHFIGQDIIYHHCVFWPALLKGAGYGLPHAVVASGMVKIDDRTFSKTRGYVVWTNDDYLDQGMSADYLRYYLLSYTSHTKELNFSWQVFQDRVNNELVDTLGNFLYRTMHFAQKKLGGIPECEPDTAIIEEIEKSILTVEDYVRTYEFKNAIDAMMALASFGNTYIQTNAPWKLMRDDPGGAAQVIRNCLQLVKALVLLFEPVIPGKAQIAWEMLGYTDAVAAHAIREGIAGFESATLPAPSIVFEKIEDEQVSRLDELLKKRVSDAKMKENKSETISIEEFAKMDIRIARIVAAEHVQGSEKLLRLTVDLGDEQRQVVSGIARYSAPADLVGTDVVLLANLKPAKIFGIESNGMILAAGDEASLLIPQKPVKAGTRIR; encoded by the coding sequence ATGAGCGACACACCGATGCTGGTGACCTGCGGGCTCCCTTATACAAACGGTCCATGCCATATCGGGCACCTGCGGACCTATATCCCTGCCGACTTTTATGTTCGCTATCTGCGGCGGGCAGGCGAGAAGGTGGTCTTCATCTGTGGTTCCGACAACCACGGCACTCCAATTGTAATCAGCGCAGAACAGCAGTCTGTTACCCCCCGTGAGATGAGCGAGCGGTATCACCACCACTTCGACACGACATTCAAACGGATGAATATCGGATTCGATCATTTCGGGATGACCGATGATCCGACCAATCACCATCGCACCCGGTCCATCGTCCAACGGCTGAATGACAACGGGCATGTATACCGGAAAACCATCAGCCAGAGCTACTGTCCGCAGTGTGAGCGGTTCCTTCCTGATCGCTATGTCGAAGGGATCTGCCCGCACTGTGGGGCAATGGCGCGGGGTGACGAGTGCGATCAGGGGTGCGGGAAACATCTGGAACCCGGTGAACTCCGCAAACCGGTCTGCAAGGTGTGCGGAGGAAATGCCGAATTCCGGGACCAGGAGCATTTTTTCTTCAGACTGGGAGATTTTTCTGAATTTCTCGAGAGTTTCCTCCCGAACCTCGGGGGGACTTCCAACGCCCGTAACTATGGCCTCGGTTGGGTTAAAGAAGGGCTCCATGACTGGTGCATTACACGGACTCTGGACTGGGGCGTCAAATTTCCGGGTCGGGACGATCTTGTGGTGTACGTATGGATCGACGCTCCCATAGGGTATATCTCGTTCACCGAGGAGTATATGAACGCCGAGGGCGATGACTGGAAACGTTTGTGGTGCGGCAATGGCAGGATCACGCATTTTATCGGTCAGGATATTATCTATCACCACTGCGTTTTCTGGCCGGCTCTTCTGAAAGGCGCCGGATACGGCCTGCCCCATGCGGTTGTTGCGAGTGGAATGGTAAAAATTGACGACCGCACGTTCTCCAAGACACGCGGGTACGTCGTATGGACCAACGATGATTACCTCGACCAGGGCATGTCAGCCGATTATCTGCGTTATTACCTGCTCAGCTATACAAGCCACACAAAGGAGCTCAATTTTTCGTGGCAGGTTTTTCAGGATCGCGTCAACAACGAGCTAGTCGATACGCTGGGTAATTTCCTCTACAGGACAATGCATTTTGCGCAAAAAAAACTCGGCGGCATTCCCGAATGCGAGCCGGACACTGCAATTATTGAAGAAATTGAGAAATCCATCCTCACTGTGGAGGACTATGTCCGGACCTACGAATTCAAGAATGCCATCGATGCGATGATGGCCCTTGCCTCGTTTGGGAACACCTATATCCAGACGAATGCACCGTGGAAGCTCATGCGGGACGACCCCGGCGGGGCAGCGCAGGTGATCCGTAACTGCCTCCAGCTTGTCAAGGCGCTTGTCCTGCTCTTCGAACCGGTGATCCCCGGGAAGGCGCAGATCGCCTGGGAGATGCTCGGGTATACGGATGCCGTCGCCGCTCATGCCATAAGGGAAGGCATCGCCGGATTTGAATCCGCAACTCTTCCGGCGCCCTCGATTGTCTTCGAAAAGATCGAAGACGAGCAGGTGTCACGGCTTGACGAACTCCTTAAAAAGCGGGTGAGTGATGCAAAAATGAAAGAAAATAAATCGGAAACAATCTCGATAGAAGAATTCGCAAAGATGGACATCCGCATTGCCCGGATTGTCGCCGCCGAGCATGTACAGGGTTCTGAGAAACTTCTCCGTCTAACCGTCGATCTCGGCGACGAGCAGCGGCAGGTGGTGAGCGGGATAGCCCGGTATTCCGCACCCGCGGATCTTGTCGGCACCGATGTCGTACTGCTTGCCAATTTAAAACCGGCCAAAATTTTCGGAATCGAGAGCAACGGCATGATCCTCGCCGCAGGTGACGAAGCCTCACTTCTCATCCCCCAGAAGCCGGTAAAGGCCGGTACGAGGATCAGATAA
- a CDS encoding phosphoesterase yields MVGRNNGGMNDNGNMMKALSNRSQHVVHLTHNDLDAVGGDAIHRMRYDTEGVFTIFSSVGKFSALLSTVAGSPGRGDLLSISDLGFQKGSVEKLKKAKSNGWRIEWRDHHRWTEEEAAAVEKAGVLLHIDTEICATAIVARDLMPGDAKAAEVARVVCDYDLWRHTDPRSKVLGQVVMRKEYRDHVRDVLIRGVFSDATIEAEYASIIREMEEQIEHSIRHTTVLGTKYRIAFAPLYGYPSETAHTIRDRLGTDIEVIISDNGRFSIRSVPPISHLIAREFDGGGHPPAAGGTFQFTFFDKVRFFLLKRTRHFDDLVRVAESL; encoded by the coding sequence ATGGTCGGGCGGAACAACGGCGGGATGAATGACAACGGAAATATGATGAAGGCGCTCTCGAACAGGAGCCAGCATGTCGTACACCTGACTCACAACGATCTCGATGCCGTGGGCGGCGATGCAATCCACCGGATGCGGTATGATACGGAAGGAGTTTTTACGATCTTTTCATCGGTGGGAAAATTCTCCGCTCTGCTCAGCACGGTGGCAGGCAGTCCAGGCCGGGGCGACCTGCTCTCGATTTCTGATCTCGGTTTCCAGAAAGGGAGTGTCGAGAAGCTGAAAAAAGCGAAGTCCAACGGCTGGCGTATTGAGTGGCGGGATCATCACCGCTGGACGGAAGAGGAGGCGGCCGCGGTCGAAAAAGCGGGTGTGCTCCTTCACATCGATACGGAAATCTGTGCAACGGCGATTGTCGCCCGGGATCTCATGCCGGGAGATGCGAAGGCTGCCGAGGTGGCGCGGGTTGTCTGTGACTATGATCTCTGGCGGCACACCGATCCCCGGTCGAAGGTGCTCGGGCAGGTTGTGATGCGAAAAGAGTACCGCGACCATGTCAGGGACGTACTCATCCGCGGGGTGTTTTCGGATGCGACAATCGAGGCGGAATATGCATCGATCATCCGCGAGATGGAGGAGCAGATCGAGCACAGCATCCGGCATACGACTGTGCTCGGCACGAAATACCGGATCGCCTTCGCTCCGCTCTACGGGTACCCGAGCGAAACCGCCCACACAATACGCGATCGCCTCGGCACGGACATCGAAGTGATCATCTCCGACAACGGCCGTTTTTCCATCCGGTCGGTACCTCCGATAAGCCACCTGATCGCTCGGGAATTCGATGGCGGCGGCCATCCGCCCGCAGCAGGTGGAACGTTTCAGTTCACCTTTTTTGACAAGGTTCGTTTCTTCCTCCTGAAGCGGACCCGGCATTTCGATGATCTGGTCCGGGTTGCTGAATCCCTGTAA
- a CDS encoding amino acid transporter: MADQDQAQLKRVLTLREVVLSGIGVILGAGIYALIGEAAGLAGNAIWMAFLLTAAIAAFTGLSYAELSSMFPIASAEYEYTSRAFGQQLAFLVGILVILSGIVGAATVSLGFAGYFAGITGIPMMPTAILLLFLLSVIIFTGIKQSAAFIITFTLIEAGGLIGIIAIGFPYLGSVDYLEMPLGIAGVLQASALIFFAYQGFEEIVKLSDETIEPERIVPTGLLLALATTIVLYVLVALAAVSVAGWQALAGSSAPFAVVAEKALGPEAFLAFTLIALFATANTALLMLLSSSRIMFGMARSRSLPQAIGYVHPGTSTPLVAIVVAFVASVLFLSLGNIRDVALVANFTLFVTFAVINAAVIFLRFQLPGRNRPFRIPGSICRVPLLPVLGVITCLFFLFQMDVKILLIGALIIILASSAGFVLRRI, from the coding sequence ATGGCTGATCAGGATCAGGCCCAGCTGAAACGGGTTCTTACCCTCAGAGAAGTTGTTTTATCCGGGATCGGAGTCATTTTAGGTGCCGGCATCTATGCCCTCATAGGAGAAGCCGCCGGTCTTGCAGGAAATGCAATCTGGATGGCATTCCTTCTCACGGCTGCCATCGCGGCATTCACCGGCCTGAGCTATGCCGAACTCTCCTCCATGTTTCCGATTGCGAGCGCCGAATATGAATATACGTCCCGGGCGTTCGGACAGCAACTTGCCTTTCTGGTCGGGATTCTCGTCATTCTGTCAGGGATTGTGGGGGCTGCAACGGTTTCACTCGGTTTCGCCGGATATTTCGCGGGAATTACCGGCATACCGATGATGCCGACCGCAATACTCCTGCTGTTTCTGCTTTCAGTTATAATATTCACCGGGATCAAGCAGTCCGCAGCGTTTATCATTACGTTTACGCTTATTGAGGCAGGTGGCCTCATCGGCATCATTGCAATCGGATTTCCTTATCTCGGATCCGTCGACTATCTTGAGATGCCGCTCGGCATCGCGGGTGTCCTCCAGGCCTCCGCACTCATATTCTTTGCATACCAGGGCTTCGAGGAGATCGTGAAGCTCTCCGATGAGACAATCGAACCCGAACGGATAGTCCCTACAGGGCTTCTTCTGGCGCTGGCAACTACGATCGTGCTGTACGTCCTCGTCGCACTCGCCGCAGTGAGTGTGGCCGGATGGCAGGCCCTGGCAGGATCATCGGCACCCTTTGCAGTCGTCGCGGAGAAAGCGCTCGGGCCGGAAGCGTTTCTGGCTTTTACCCTCATTGCCCTCTTCGCCACGGCGAATACCGCCCTTCTCATGCTGCTTTCGTCATCCAGAATTATGTTCGGTATGGCCCGGTCACGGTCACTTCCGCAGGCAATCGGCTATGTGCACCCCGGCACCAGCACACCGCTGGTGGCGATCGTCGTGGCGTTTGTCGCATCAGTTCTCTTTCTCTCCCTCGGAAATATCAGGGATGTCGCACTCGTGGCCAACTTCACCCTGTTCGTCACATTCGCAGTCATCAATGCCGCGGTAATCTTCCTGCGCTTTCAGTTACCTGGCCGGAACCGGCCCTTCCGGATTCCCGGTTCGATCTGCAGGGTGCCTTTGCTGCCCGTCCTCGGTGTCATCACCTGTCTCTTCTTCCTCTTTCAGATGGATGTGAAAATCCTTCTTATCGGTGCACTGATAATCATACTGGCTTCCAGTGCCGGATTCGTTCTCCGCAGGATATAG
- a CDS encoding MFS transporter, with amino-acid sequence MSISPDSPSRRRAAYGIIILFGIVSMFGDIIYEGARSVTGPYLYVLGASALVVGIVAGLGEFLGYALRLVSGYVTDTTGRYWAVTFLGYGMLIAVPFLAFAGRWEIAAALFIVERMGKGIRAPAKDAILSNITVTVGRGWGFGIHEAMDQIGAIIGPLIFTAAFVLRGDFQVAFILLFIPFFLMITALVIARRNVPDPVSMESALTCQEQETQAGALLRFAIFTAFTMAGFAAFPLIAYHFTATGIVPDAEIPLYYAIAMGVDAVVALIVGRAYDRFGVSVLFILPLLGLVIPVAAFSTSALYVFIAVVLWGAAMGVQETILRAAVADYTHISKRCTAYGIFNTVYGAAWFIGSVFIGWAYETFLPLVIGFLTVMQLCAGIALFLAMQKIHPKKS; translated from the coding sequence ATGAGCATTTCTCCTGATTCCCCGTCCCGGCGCCGCGCCGCCTACGGGATCATCATTCTTTTCGGTATCGTCAGCATGTTCGGCGATATTATTTACGAAGGCGCGAGAAGCGTTACCGGCCCTTACCTCTATGTTCTTGGTGCGAGTGCTCTTGTTGTCGGGATTGTCGCAGGGCTGGGAGAGTTTCTCGGGTACGCCCTCCGTCTCGTATCGGGGTATGTCACCGACACGACGGGGCGGTACTGGGCGGTGACATTTCTCGGGTACGGGATGCTGATCGCCGTGCCTTTTCTTGCATTTGCAGGCAGGTGGGAAATCGCCGCTGCGCTCTTCATCGTGGAAAGAATGGGCAAAGGCATCAGGGCACCGGCAAAGGACGCAATTCTCTCCAACATCACCGTCACCGTAGGCAGGGGCTGGGGATTTGGCATTCACGAGGCGATGGATCAGATCGGGGCAATCATCGGCCCCCTCATATTCACCGCCGCGTTCGTACTCAGGGGAGATTTTCAGGTTGCCTTCATTCTGCTCTTCATCCCGTTTTTCCTGATGATAACGGCCCTTGTAATCGCACGCCGCAACGTGCCCGATCCGGTTTCGATGGAATCGGCACTCACCTGTCAGGAGCAGGAAACACAGGCCGGCGCGTTGCTGCGCTTTGCGATTTTTACCGCTTTCACCATGGCGGGATTCGCGGCTTTCCCGCTCATCGCCTATCATTTCACCGCGACCGGCATCGTGCCCGATGCGGAAATCCCCCTGTATTACGCCATCGCAATGGGGGTCGATGCTGTTGTCGCTCTCATCGTCGGACGCGCATACGACCGCTTCGGTGTATCCGTTCTTTTCATCCTCCCGCTGCTCGGCCTCGTTATCCCCGTTGCAGCTTTTTCAACCTCCGCGTTGTACGTTTTCATCGCAGTCGTATTGTGGGGCGCAGCGATGGGCGTGCAGGAGACGATTCTCAGGGCTGCGGTCGCAGATTATACTCATATCAGCAAGCGCTGCACCGCATACGGGATTTTCAACACGGTATACGGAGCCGCCTGGTTTATCGGAAGCGTGTTCATAGGATGGGCCTACGAGACCTTTCTCCCCCTCGTCATCGGATTTCTGACCGTTATGCAACTCTGTGCAGGCATCGCGCTTTTCCTTGCGATGCAAAAAATACACCCGAAAAAGTCCTGA
- a CDS encoding peptide methionine sulfoxide reductase, whose protein sequence is MTTAVAEDSIQRVSIYVVRTGTIEQVEKIIRTDDEWRRLLSSEVFRVARKKGTEAPFTGAYHDCKEPGIYRCACCGTDLFSSDTKFDSGTGWPSFRAPVAEENLSTSIDYELGYPRTEVLCRRCDAHLGHVFDDGPPPTYKRYCMNSAALRLARPAE, encoded by the coding sequence GTGACGACTGCCGTTGCGGAAGATTCCATTCAGAGAGTGTCGATTTATGTTGTACGGACAGGAACCATTGAGCAGGTGGAAAAAATAATCCGGACGGATGACGAGTGGCGCCGTCTGCTCTCATCCGAAGTGTTCCGGGTAGCCCGGAAAAAGGGGACCGAAGCACCCTTTACCGGCGCTTATCATGACTGTAAGGAGCCGGGAATATACCGGTGCGCCTGTTGTGGTACCGATCTCTTTTCATCTGATACAAAATTCGATTCGGGGACCGGATGGCCCAGTTTCCGGGCCCCGGTTGCGGAGGAAAACCTCTCGACATCAATCGATTACGAGCTTGGGTACCCGCGAACCGAGGTCCTGTGCCGCCGTTGCGACGCACACCTGGGACATGTATTCGATGACGGACCTCCGCCGACGTATAAACGGTATTGCATGAATTCAGCTGCTCTCCGGCTTGCCAGACCGGCCGAGTGA
- a CDS encoding aldehyde:ferredoxin oxidoreductase, which translates to MDAYAGKILTVDLTKKTLKIQPYPEDIKRLWLGGRGFGVKIITDMMDPSTNPFSPDNVLVVASGPLTGTGVPLGSRYEVITKSPLNETLTSANSGGVFGWKMKKAGFDAIVITGKSETPVYLLLTDGNAEIKDATSYWGMKTGETTDAIIRDMGDAGARVSCIGPAGEKLSRISCVINEKTRAAGRGGIGAVWGSKHLKAIAATGTQIIAEADEERFNTVKEDFRKKITENGIEQALHTYGTAVLVNIINENYILPTKNFQSAHFTEADKISGEEIAKTILKKPKGCYACIVQCGRLSEVDGVTGEGPEYESDWAFGADCGISDIKMITKANYLCNELGLDTISAGATIACLMEMAEKGYVSQPIRFGDANAMLEMVSKIGYREGIGDELAEGSYRFAEKHGHAELSMSVKMQELPAYDPRGLQGHGLQYATSVRGGDHVYGYMISPEILGSPEKLDPYTSEGKAEWTKTFQDLTAAIDSSGMCLFSSFALDAADYAKAIAAATGMDIDAQELLRIGERIWNMQKLFNLKVGYTKENDTLPKRFLTEPLKEGAPAGRVWERQPLLDEYYSARGWDSEGIPTPEKRAELGL; encoded by the coding sequence ATGGATGCCTATGCCGGAAAGATACTGACTGTGGATCTGACAAAAAAAACCCTTAAAATCCAACCCTATCCGGAGGATATCAAACGACTCTGGCTCGGAGGACGGGGATTCGGTGTTAAGATAATCACAGACATGATGGACCCGTCAACCAACCCGTTCAGTCCCGATAACGTGCTTGTAGTCGCCTCGGGCCCCCTGACAGGCACCGGGGTTCCGCTGGGAAGCAGGTACGAGGTTATTACGAAATCCCCACTCAATGAAACGCTGACATCCGCAAACAGCGGCGGGGTATTCGGGTGGAAGATGAAAAAAGCAGGATTCGACGCCATCGTAATAACCGGTAAGTCCGAAACACCCGTCTATCTCCTGCTCACAGACGGCAATGCCGAGATTAAAGATGCGACGTCTTACTGGGGTATGAAAACGGGTGAGACAACCGACGCCATCATACGGGACATGGGGGACGCAGGTGCACGTGTTTCCTGCATCGGCCCCGCGGGCGAGAAGCTCAGTCGTATTTCGTGCGTAATCAACGAGAAAACACGGGCGGCAGGACGCGGCGGCATCGGCGCTGTCTGGGGTTCCAAACACCTCAAGGCCATTGCTGCGACCGGGACGCAGATTATCGCCGAAGCAGATGAAGAACGCTTTAATACCGTAAAAGAAGACTTCAGAAAGAAGATCACCGAAAACGGAATCGAACAGGCGCTGCATACCTACGGTACCGCTGTCCTTGTCAATATCATCAATGAAAACTACATCCTGCCGACGAAGAACTTCCAGAGCGCTCATTTCACCGAGGCGGATAAGATATCCGGCGAGGAAATCGCTAAGACGATCCTGAAAAAACCGAAAGGATGCTATGCCTGCATCGTCCAGTGCGGGCGGCTGAGCGAAGTGGACGGCGTTACCGGTGAAGGGCCGGAATATGAAAGCGACTGGGCTTTCGGGGCGGATTGCGGAATTTCAGATATAAAAATGATAACAAAGGCAAACTATCTCTGCAACGAACTCGGCCTTGACACCATATCAGCCGGAGCGACCATCGCCTGCCTGATGGAGATGGCTGAAAAAGGGTATGTCAGCCAGCCTATCCGCTTTGGAGATGCCAATGCAATGCTGGAGATGGTGAGCAAGATAGGATACCGGGAGGGCATCGGTGACGAACTGGCAGAGGGTTCGTACCGTTTTGCGGAAAAGCACGGGCATGCGGAACTCTCCATGAGCGTGAAAATGCAGGAGCTCCCCGCATACGATCCGCGGGGGCTGCAGGGGCACGGACTGCAGTATGCGACCTCGGTCCGCGGCGGCGATCACGTGTACGGGTACATGATCTCACCGGAAATTCTCGGTTCCCCCGAAAAACTGGATCCCTATACAAGCGAAGGTAAGGCGGAATGGACGAAGACATTCCAGGATCTCACCGCTGCGATTGATTCCAGTGGAATGTGCCTTTTCTCCTCCTTTGCACTTGATGCAGCCGACTATGCGAAAGCAATTGCTGCTGCGACGGGCATGGATATCGATGCACAGGAGCTGCTCCGCATCGGAGAGCGCATCTGGAATATGCAGAAACTCTTCAATCTGAAGGTGGGATATACGAAGGAGAACGATACGCTCCCCAAACGGTTCCTGACAGAACCGCTGAAGGAAGGGGCGCCCGCCGGGCGCGTGTGGGAGCGCCAGCCACTGCTGGATGAGTACTACAGCGCCAGAGGATGGGACAGCGAGGGAATTCCGACGCCTGAAAAACGTGCCGAGCTGGGCCTGTGA
- a CDS encoding molybdenum cofactor biosynthesis protein MoaD yields MKVSVKVFAGLRDIMEREVLVTLPEGARIKNLLDELSGRYPDLSAALFESPDVLLPYVNILINGRNIHFIDNLNTGLRESDIIALFPPTGGG; encoded by the coding sequence ATAAAGGTATCAGTGAAGGTTTTTGCGGGATTGCGAGATATTATGGAGAGGGAAGTCCTTGTTACGCTTCCGGAGGGAGCGAGAATAAAAAACCTGCTGGATGAACTGTCAGGACGGTATCCGGATCTGTCGGCAGCTCTCTTTGAATCCCCGGACGTGCTCCTGCCTTATGTAAATATCCTTATAAACGGCAGGAATATCCATTTCATCGACAATCTTAATACCGGGCTCAGGGAGAGCGATATTATCGCCCTGTTCCCTCCCACCGGCGGCGGTTAG
- a CDS encoding histidine kinase, which translates to MSRKVMVIDDDLPTLEVMKLLLPRLGWEPIMVNNALEALEILEKEQPRLILLDIMMSPLNGWEFLKRLRGNPAMKDIPVLLFTAKHIWPEEFSLYADGVVGVLEKPVLPSDLRRALEPFA; encoded by the coding sequence ATGAGCCGTAAGGTCATGGTCATCGATGATGACCTCCCGACTCTTGAAGTGATGAAACTTCTCCTCCCCCGCCTTGGCTGGGAACCGATAATGGTGAACAATGCGCTGGAAGCACTTGAAATACTCGAGAAGGAGCAGCCGCGTCTCATCCTCCTCGATATTATGATGTCGCCCTTAAACGGCTGGGAGTTCTTAAAAAGGCTTCGTGGGAATCCGGCAATGAAGGATATCCCCGTGCTCCTTTTTACGGCAAAGCATATCTGGCCCGAGGAATTCTCCCTGTACGCTGATGGCGTGGTGGGCGTGCTTGAAAAACCTGTACTTCCTTCTGATCTGCGCCGGGCTCTTGAGCCGTTTGCATGA
- a CDS encoding 5-amino-6-(5-phosphoribosylamino)uracil reductase (catalyzes the formation of 5-amino-6-(5-phosphoribitylamino)uracil from 5-amino-6-(5-phosphoribosylamino)uracil), which translates to MRPFVVVNLAMSADGKLSTRERRQVRISGREDFARVDRIKAASDAIMIGIGTVLADNPSLTVKSPELRHMRRDMGVFENPLRIVVDSRGRTPSDADILHKGPGKRLIAVSHQAPAERTRDLARCADVMAFGDQEVDLPALLAYLHKEGVQRVMVEGGGTLIWSLFRDDLVDEFITYIGNMVIGGKDAPTPADGAGFIREALFPKLTLTDICPCDDGVLITWAVSHD; encoded by the coding sequence ATGCGCCCGTTCGTCGTTGTCAATCTCGCAATGAGTGCAGACGGCAAACTCTCAACCCGGGAGCGAAGGCAGGTGCGTATCTCCGGCAGGGAGGATTTTGCCCGGGTCGACCGGATAAAGGCTGCAAGCGATGCGATTATGATCGGAATCGGCACGGTGCTCGCTGATAATCCGTCGCTGACCGTGAAGTCCCCCGAACTCAGGCACATGCGTCGGGACATGGGTGTTTTTGAAAATCCGCTCAGGATTGTTGTGGACAGTCGCGGACGAACTCCATCAGATGCCGATATCCTTCACAAGGGACCCGGAAAACGGCTTATTGCCGTCTCGCACCAGGCACCCGCCGAAAGGACTCGTGATCTCGCCCGCTGTGCCGACGTCATGGCGTTCGGGGATCAGGAAGTTGATCTTCCCGCTCTTCTTGCATACCTCCATAAAGAGGGAGTACAGAGAGTGATGGTGGAGGGAGGCGGAACTCTGATATGGTCCCTTTTTCGCGACGACCTGGTTGATGAATTCATTACCTACATAGGGAATATGGTGATCGGCGGCAAGGACGCGCCGACCCCAGCGGACGGAGCAGGATTTATCCGGGAGGCGCTCTTCCCGAAACTTACCCTCACGGATATCTGTCCCTGTGACGACGGGGTGCTCATAACGTGGGCTGTTTCGCACGATTGA